The window GGGCAACAAGGCGATCACAGCCGATTACAATGGCGCCACTTTTGCCTTTTCAACGGAAGCAAACCGCGAAGCGTTTCTGGCCGACCCCGACAAATATGTTCCGCAATATGACGGCCACTGCGCTTACGGCGTGGCAAAGGGTGGCAAAGTTCCGGGCAATCCGAACCTGTGGCGCATCATTGACGACAAGCTGTATCTGAACATCACCAAAAACGTGGTTGGTTTCTGGGAAGAGGACATTCCCGGCAATCTGACGCTGTCCGAAGGCAACTGGCCCAGCCTTGATCCAAAGCCCGCCTCGGAAAATCCCATTCCGGACTTCTCGTCAGCAGCGCCAAAAGGCTGACCTGTGACATCAGGTGTCCCCTCTCCTGATCGGCCGTCACCTCGTCGCGCGATTGCGCGGCGGGGTGTACTGTTTGGCGCCTTGGCCGTAGGCGGAATTGCGGCTGCACGATGGTATAACACCAGTGGCAATCTTGAGGGCGGCGCGTTGAGCGTTCAGCAGGCCCATGCAGCGGCAGTATCCGGAGCCGTTACATTGGTGGACATCCGACGCCCTGACGAATGGGCCCGCACCGGCGTGCCAGAAGGGGCTACACCCTTAGACATGCGTGACCCTGATTTCGTTCAAAAACTTTTGGGTCTGGTCCCAGACAAGACAGCGCCGGTTGCGCTGATCTGCGCGCGCGGGGTGCGTTCACGCCGTTTTGCCAAACGTCTGGCAGACGCTGGTTTTCTCAACGTCGTGGACGTTCCCGAAGGAATGCTTGGCTCTGGCGCGGGACCGGGCTGGCTCGCCTTGGGCCTGCCCGTGGCGGATGCGTGACCAATTGCCCAACTGCGGCGGTTGGATTATAGCGCAGGGATGAGCACAAATCCTCCGAACATCCGCCCTGACCTCGCGCCACGCGCGACCTTCTCCGAGCCCAAGCGCAGCGGCCAGCCAACCATTGGCATGGTCAGCCTTGGCTGCCCCAAAGCACTGGTGGACAGCGAACGGATTTTGACGCGCCTGCGCGCCGAAGGATATGCAATTTCACCGGACTATTCCGGTGCAGATGCAGTGATTGTGAACACATGCGGATTTCTGGACAGCGCAAAGGCAGAAAGCCTTGATGCCATCGGCGAAGCACTGACCGAAAATGGCCGAGTGATCGTAACAGGGTGCCTGGGCGCAGAGCCTGACTATATCCGCGAACACCATCCCCGCATCCTTGCTGTGACGGGTCCGCACCAGTACGAACAGGTGCTGGACGCCGTGCACACCGCCGTGCCGCCGTCACCAGATCCGTTTATCGATCTTTTGCCCGCTTCCGGTGTCTCGCTTACGCCGCGCCACTTCAGCTATCTCAAGATCTCCGAGGGCTGTAACCACAAATGCAAGTTCTGTATCATCCCCGATATGCGTGGCCGTCTGCAAAGCCGT is drawn from Sulfitobacter sp. S223 and contains these coding sequences:
- a CDS encoding rhodanese-like domain-containing protein: MTSGVPSPDRPSPRRAIARRGVLFGALAVGGIAAARWYNTSGNLEGGALSVQQAHAAAVSGAVTLVDIRRPDEWARTGVPEGATPLDMRDPDFVQKLLGLVPDKTAPVALICARGVRSRRFAKRLADAGFLNVVDVPEGMLGSGAGPGWLALGLPVADA
- a CDS encoding YHS domain-containing (seleno)protein → MNRFAFSIAAAATALAIASASFAGEQFVDDTGFAVSGYDVVAYFSLPQNPVGQTQPAPVAGNKAITADYNGATFAFSTEANREAFLADPDKYVPQYDGHCAYGVAKGGKVPGNPNLWRIIDDKLYLNITKNVVGFWEEDIPGNLTLSEGNWPSLDPKPASENPIPDFSSAAPKG